One genomic segment of Besnoitia besnoiti strain Bb-Ger1 chromosome VII, whole genome shotgun sequence includes these proteins:
- a CDS encoding DHHC zinc finger domain-containing protein (encoded by transcript BESB_076330): MAAGSAPASGRPALGGSLWFNFDGCGIVCACFAQFIIFFSCYTVCTSILFRWTSIGLLRYCLAVLLQLFAALASLSHLKCLLSDPGAVPHLPLPPSAAPPRPLGLAPCGESCADAFAADDEECEAEEAARELAVEAREAQQRLAPWLQVAPSDEEADTAVGDAEDDVLVGGSSRPAWTRKRLFTYSPPAASAATAAAPFDASGAAGPECLSGNCAESSPSPLQEATELDVAASRRDGEEVRRERLRERRGDPWRRTFCCGKATREGTEGRGSGELRKTRERRGGAYASVDAEERCDGDDVEERELEPASVRRARPREETEEELDVGGRLEAVSEERQAKDKKRETWTVRARRQIHLLLLAGIPGSFRLLFGLLVAFLTVLKNLFLFFATSPAFAFDAPDAEESLERGLQPPSCRTCKSLKPARAHHCSVCQRCIMKMDHHCPWVNNCVGQTNQKFFLLFLLYVNAMCAVSMGSIVLRTFTFMRDSPPPPPGLHRHALHADSARGVFSAERRYVRAEWSPGEEDAELGEDEDGAGRQTVLSPTPERETQHPLFKAARTGRDSRAEESAAEAQQLPLDSAAGDGSARAKTGGDAQRAQAEDVFLSERGSFQEPLESDAPRAEEEDANRSQDREEETAIPSASADSTEASRPTERGGKNASPSVPEGAEGAGRDVKAPPSPSPDASSPSLARVYQSHSPLLSLPSLTRGMDVLLQSAARSPAEKEGRAGARAGRAAKRRSGGSSRQTPFRIANEPLSLPCDLEPLEAVACVFVFMFSFVFGLFTLVMFFDQLSAIRSNTTGIEALKNETYEKKSLYFSLAEVCGAPLSWRWLLPVNLSSLSPYEEDSDSFPLRPLHASSALRASAVDTETHAPHSSLAAHAPLPLAASSFPSFDFAYPLSSQRPLSHPVEPRPLADRSSVAYPPPVCASAPASASSGESLSPSLGERAVTSERANPFLKQGKAGSHDGAALENHAESLSASNLPHDVEYLSASSLSATLPSASSFASSIFAQNASLPVV; the protein is encoded by the exons ATGGCGGCGGGGTCGGCTCCTGCCAGCGGCAGGCCGGCGCTAGGCGGTTCCCTCTGGTTCAACTTTGACGGCTGCGGAATAGTTTGCGCGTGCTTC GCTCAATTCATCATTTTCTTCTCCTGCTACACCGTTTGCACTTCGATTCTCTTCAGATG GACGTCGATCGGCCTCCTGCGGTactgcctcgccgtcctgctTCAGCTCTTCGCAgccctcgcgtcgctctcgcatCTGAAGTGTCTCTTGTCTGATCCTGGCGCAGTACCCCActtgcctctgcctccgtccgctgcgcctccgcgcccgctgggTTTGGCGCCTTGCggcgagagctgcgcagacgcatTCGCAGCGGACGATGAAGAATGTGAagccgaagaggcagcgcgggAGCTCGCTGTAGAGGCAcgcgaagcgcagcagcgcctcgcgccgtggctgcaggtcgcgcccagcgacgaggaggcggacacggcggtcggcgacgcggaagacgacgtcCTAGTGGGGGGGTCTTCTCGCCCGGCGTGGACGCGAAAACGCCTTTTCACCTactcgcctcccgccgcgtctgctgcgactgctgcggcgcctttcGATGCttcgggcgccgcagggcccgAGTGCCTCAGTGGCAACTGCGCAGagtcgtctccttcgccgttgcaggaggcgacggagctcgacgtcgcggcgagccggcgggacggcgaggaggtgcgcagagagcgactgcgcgagaggcgcggagaccccTGGCGGCGGACGTTTTGCTGCggaaaggcgacgcgcgagggaaccgaaggacgcggaagcggagaactcaggaagacgcgagagcggcgcggcggcgcgtatGCGAGTgtggacgcggaggagcgctGCGACGGCGATGACGTAGAGGAGCGGGAACTGGAACCGGCGAGCGTCCGACGAGCTAGGCcacgagaggagacggaggaagaaCTTGACGTTGGCGGACGCTTGGAGGCAGTTTCAGAGGAGCGCCAGGCAAAAGACAAAAAACGCGAAACGTGGACGGTGCGAGCTCGGCGCCAAATTCAtcttctgctgctcgccggGATCCCGGGCAGCTTCCGCCTCCTTTTTGGGCTGCTGGTCGCGTTTCTGACAGTCCTGAAAaacctcttcctcttctttgccA CATCTCCTGCCTTCGCATTTGACGCGCCGGACGCCGAAGAGAGTCTcgagcgcggcctgcagcccccGAGCTGCCGAACGTGCAAAAGTTTGaagcctgcgcgagcgcacCACTGCTCAGTCTGCCAGCGATGCATCATGAAAATGGATCACCACT GTCCCTGGGTGAACAACTGCGTCGGTCAGACGAACCAGaagttttttctgctttttcttctgtATGTCAACGCGATGTGCGCGGTGTCCATGGGCTCCATCGTCCTTCGCACGTTCACCTTCATGCGCGacagcccgccgccgcctccaggtTTACATCGCCACGCGCTCCACGCGGattccgcgcgaggcgttttttctgcggAGAGAAGGTACGTGCGAGCAGAATGGAGCCCAGGCGAAGAGGATGCGGAGCtgggagaggacgaagatgGCGCTGGCAGGCAAACCGTGCTGTCGCCGACGCCTGAACGTGAAACGCAGCACCCGCTCTTCAAAGCCGCGCGCACTGGCCGCGACagtcgcgcagaggagagcgcagccgaggcgcagcaacTTCCGCTCGACagcgctgcgggcgacggcagtgcgcgcgcgaagaccggcggcgatgcgcagcgggcgcaaGCAGAGGATGTCTTCCTCTCAGAGCGCGGGAGCTTTCAAGAGCCActcgagagcgacgcgccgcgcgcggaggaggaggatgcAAATCGCAGCCAagaccgcgaagaggagactgcCATTccaagcgcgagcgcggatTCGACAGAGGCCAGCAGACCGACCGAGAGGGGAGGGAAgaacgcgtcgccgtctgttcccgagggcgccgagggggCGGGACGAGACGtcaaggcgccgccgtcgccctcgcctgacgcgtcctctccttcgctggcgcgcgtGTATCAGAGCCACTCGCCGCTGCTGAGTCTGCCTAGTCTCACGCGAGGCATGgacgtgctgctgcagagtgcGGCACGCAGCCCGGCGGAGAAagaaggacgcgcaggcgcccgcgccgggaGAGCAGCCAAgcgtcgcagcggcgggagCAGCAGACAGACGCCCTTCCGCATCGCCAACGAGCCGCTGAGTCTGCCC TGCGACTTGGAGCCGCTCGAGGCGGTGGCCTGCGTG TTCGTCTTTATgttctccttcgtcttcgggCTCTTCACGCTGGTGATGTTTTTCGATCAGCTCTCGGCGATCCGCTCCAACACCACGG GCATCGAAGCGCTGAAAAACGAGACGTATGAAAAAAAGTCTCTCtatttctctctcgcggaggTGTGCGGAGCTCCTTTGTCATGGCGCTG GTTGCTTCCAGTCAacctctcttcgctgtcaCCGTATGAAGAAGACTCTGACagctttcctcttcgtccgcttcacgcctcttccgcgctgCGTGCTTCGGCTGTGGACACGGAAACGCATGCACCGCActcttcgctcgcggcgcacgccccgcttccgctcgctgcctcttcgtttCCGTCTTTCGACTTTGCCTATCCGCTCTCCTCTCAGCGTCCCCTGAGTCACCCTGTGGAGCCGCGGCCGTTGGCTGATAGATCGTCTGTCGCGTATCCTCCCCCGGTATGTGCCTCCGCTCCAGCGAGCGCCTCTTCAGGtgagtctctctcgccttcgctgggCGAGCGGGCGGTCACCTCGGAACGCGCGAATCCTTTCTTGAAGCAGGGAAAAGCAGGAAGTCACGATGGAGCGGCACTGGAGAATCACGCCGAATCGCTCTCGGCCTCTAACCTGCCTCATGATGTTGAGTacctctccgcgtcttcgctctcggcTACGCTtccctccgcttcgtctttTGCGTCGTCTATCTTCGCGCAAAACGCGTCTCTGCCTGTAGTCTAG